The Nitrospirota bacterium nucleotide sequence TATTGGAATGCTCCGCTATTTCACACTTCTCACTAGGGTTTTTCTTAGCCTGTACTCCTCCTTTTAGCGGAAGTCAACTAAGCTGTCAAGCAGAAACTAGCACCTCAAACTGGGCGATTCGTCTTTCTTCAGGAGCGGGTAATTATTGCTCAAAAGGGGGAAGGTAACTTCCACTAGGTTATGGGTTGGAAACGCCTTAAGCAGGGGAAAGAAAAGGGCACCGGAAAAGCCCGTAACCCTTTGTTTTTTAATGGCGGGGTGGACGGGACTCGAACCCGCGACCTCCGGCGTGACAGGCCGGCGTTCTAACCATCTGAACTACCACCCCAAGCTCGGCGCCGGACCGGCGCCCGTTGGCTACTGGTAGGCGGAACAGGGCTCGAACCTGTGACCTCAGCCTTGTAAGGGCTGCGCTCTCCCAGCTGAGCTATCCGCCCTTTGCGCCCTCTCTGCGCCTTCCGCGCAACCGCAGAAAATATATTTAACTATAGCACAGAACCGGTTGTCAACGCGCATGGAGAAGGGGCCGGAGAGCTGTTGCGAAACCCCCTTCCGCTTGGTATAGTAAGGGGCTTTCCGAGGGGAGGGCCGAGGCATGGCGAAGAGAGAGCAGTGGAAGAGCCAGATGGGTTTTCTCATGGCCGCGGTGGGCTCGGCCATCGGGCTGGGCAACATCTGGCGCTTCAGCTACATGGCCTACAGTTACGGCGGCGGGGCCTTCCTCATCCCCTATCTTACCGCTCTTCTGACGGCGGGCATCCCGCTTCTCATCCTGGAGTTCGGCATCGGGCACGAGCGCATCGGCTCGGCCCCCCTGGCCTATGCCAAGCTCCGGAAGAAGTGGGAGTGGCTGGGGTGGTGGGCCGTCATCTTCGTGATGTTCGGCATCGAGCTGTATTACACCACCATCGTGTCCTGGTGCCTGAACTACTTCGCCTTCTCTTTCAACCTGGGCTGGGACGGGGACCCCGACAGGTTCTTCTTCAAGGAGTTTCTGGCCCAGAGCGGCGGCCCCTTCCAGGTGGGCCAGATACGCACGCCCATATTCTTCGGCCTGGCGGCCGTCTGGTTTCTGAACTGGCTCATCCTCTTCAGGGGGGTGCAGCGGGGCATCGAGCTGGCAAACAAGGTGTTCATGCCCCTCCTTTTCCTCCTTACCGCAGTCCTGGTCTTCTGGTCCCTCAGCCTCGAGGGCGCCGGGGTGGGGCTCAAGGCCTACCTCAGTCCGGACTTCAGCAAGCTCAAGGAGCCCCGGGTCTGGATTGACGCCTACAGCCAGATATTCTTCACCCTGTCGCTGGGCTTCGGCATCATGATAGCCTACGCGAGCTACCTGCCGGAGAAGACCAACATAACGAAAAACGCCTACCTCACCGGCCTTATCAACAGCGGCTATTCCCTCTTCGCGGGGTTCGCCGTCTTTTCGGTCCTGGGGTTCATGGCGGTGAGCCAGGGGAAGCCCGTCTCGGAGGTGGTATCCCAGAGCATCGGCCTGGCCTTCGTGGCCTACCCCCAGGCGGTGAGCCTCATGCCCGGGGGGAACCTCTTCGGCGCCATATTCTTCCTCTGCCTCTTCGTCGCCGGGATGAGCTCGTCCATCTCCATCCTGGAGGCCTTCACCGCGGCCCTGGTGGACAAGTTCGCCTTCCGCAGAAAACCGGTGGTCACGGCCATCTCGGTGTTTGGCTTCATGGGCTCCATCGTCTTCGCCACCGAGGGCGGACTCTTCTGGCTGGACATCGTGGACCACTTCCTCACCCACTACGGCCTCGTGGTTGTGGGCATCCTGGAGTGCGTGGTGGTGGCCTGGCTCTTCAGGTTCAAGGTCATCAAGAACCATATCAATCGGGTCTCCTCCATCCGCCTGGGGAGGGGCTGGGAAGCGCTCATCCGGTACTTCGTGCCCCTGATGCTGGGGGTCATCCTCGTGGGCGACCTGTATCACGAAATCCGGGCCCCCTACGGCGGGTACTCCTGGACGGCCATCGTTCTCATCGGGTGCGGCTGGGTGCTTCTGAGCCTGGCCGGAGCCTTTTGGGCGGCCTCCCGGCCGTGGAAGACGGAGCGTCACAAGGCCCCCGGACGGGGCGAGCGCTGCTGAGGCGCGGCCCTCTGGCCGAGGCGATTTGCCCCTCGTCCGTGCTCTGATATAATCGGGCCATGAAGGAAGCCGTCCTTTACGAGCGCCTCGAGGAGGGAAAGGTCCGGTGCTTCCTCTGTGCGCACCGCTGCAAGATAAGGCCCGGGGAGCGGGGCATCTGCGCGGTCAGGGAGAACCGCGACGGCACCCTGGTGAGCCTGGTCTACGGGCGGGCGGTAAGCATGAACGTCGACCCCATCGAGAAGAAGCCCCTCTTTCATTTCCTGCCCGGCTCCCGCTCCTTCTCGGTGGCCACCGCGGGCTGCAACTTCCGGTGCGAGCACTGCCAGAACTACACCATCTCGCAGCTCCCCCGGGAGCGCAAGGACGTGAGCATCCCCGGCGAGGAGGTGGGCGCGGCCGAGGTGGTCCGCCGTGCGTCCGAGGACCGCTGCCAAAGCATCGCCTATACCTACACGGAGCCTACCATCTTCATGGAGTACGCCCTGGACATCGCCCGGCTGGCCCGGGGCAAGGGCCTCAGGAACGTCTTCGTCAGCAACGGCTTCATGACCCCCGAGAGCGTGCGGCTCATCGCCCCCTACCTCGACGGCAACAACATAGACCTCAAGGGAGACGACGAGTTCTACAGGAAGATATGCAAGGCCCGCCTCTCCCCCGTGCTGGAGACCATCCGGCTCATGAAGGAGCTGGGCGTGTGGGTGGAGGTCACCACGCTCATCATACCGGGCCTCAACGACGCCGAGGAGTCCGTGAGGGACATCGCGCGTTTCCTGGTCTCCGTGGACCCCGCCATCCCCTGGCACGTCACCCAGTTCTATCCCACCTACAAGCTCACGGACCGCCCCCGCACGCCCGTGGAGACCCTCAAGCGGGCCCGGGAGGTGGGCATGGAGGCCGGCCTTCAGTACGTCTATGAAGGCAACATCCCGGGGGAGGGCCGGGAAAGCACCTACTGTCCGGGATGCGGGGAGCTTCTTGTGATGCGTATGGGTTTCCGCGTGGAGGCCGTGAGGCTCCGCGATGGGGCCTGCCCCAGCTGCGGCCGCCTCCAGCCCGGGGTCTGGACGTAGCCTCCCGGAGCTCCCTGAACAATACCTTGGGTCTTCTTGCACCATTTCAGTGGGGCGACGTGGGTATTTTTGTATCACCAGACACAATGTAAGGATGCCTCACTGTCAAATTTTAC carries:
- a CDS encoding sodium-dependent transporter encodes the protein MAKREQWKSQMGFLMAAVGSAIGLGNIWRFSYMAYSYGGGAFLIPYLTALLTAGIPLLILEFGIGHERIGSAPLAYAKLRKKWEWLGWWAVIFVMFGIELYYTTIVSWCLNYFAFSFNLGWDGDPDRFFFKEFLAQSGGPFQVGQIRTPIFFGLAAVWFLNWLILFRGVQRGIELANKVFMPLLFLLTAVLVFWSLSLEGAGVGLKAYLSPDFSKLKEPRVWIDAYSQIFFTLSLGFGIMIAYASYLPEKTNITKNAYLTGLINSGYSLFAGFAVFSVLGFMAVSQGKPVSEVVSQSIGLAFVAYPQAVSLMPGGNLFGAIFFLCLFVAGMSSSISILEAFTAALVDKFAFRRKPVVTAISVFGFMGSIVFATEGGLFWLDIVDHFLTHYGLVVVGILECVVVAWLFRFKVIKNHINRVSSIRLGRGWEALIRYFVPLMLGVILVGDLYHEIRAPYGGYSWTAIVLIGCGWVLLSLAGAFWAASRPWKTERHKAPGRGERC
- the amrS gene encoding AmmeMemoRadiSam system radical SAM enzyme — its product is MKEAVLYERLEEGKVRCFLCAHRCKIRPGERGICAVRENRDGTLVSLVYGRAVSMNVDPIEKKPLFHFLPGSRSFSVATAGCNFRCEHCQNYTISQLPRERKDVSIPGEEVGAAEVVRRASEDRCQSIAYTYTEPTIFMEYALDIARLARGKGLRNVFVSNGFMTPESVRLIAPYLDGNNIDLKGDDEFYRKICKARLSPVLETIRLMKELGVWVEVTTLIIPGLNDAEESVRDIARFLVSVDPAIPWHVTQFYPTYKLTDRPRTPVETLKRAREVGMEAGLQYVYEGNIPGEGRESTYCPGCGELLVMRMGFRVEAVRLRDGACPSCGRLQPGVWT